DNA from Sulfitobacter albidus:
TCTTGTGAGGGGGAGGCGGGGCCGCTACACCCTTTGGCACCCGCAAACAGAAAGGCATTTTCCATGAGCACAGCATTCGTTTTTCCCGGTCAGGGCGCGCAAACCATCGGCATGGGCCGCGATCTGGCCGACAGCTATCCGGCGGCACGTGCGGTTTTTGATGAGGTCGACGACGCGCTGGGGGAAAAGCTGAGCACACTCATTTGGGACGGGGACATCGAGACGCTGACGCTGACGCAGAACGCACAGCCCGCGCTGATGGCGACGTCCATGGCGGCGATGCGCGCGCTTGAGGCCGAGGGGCTGGAGGCGGGGCGCGCGTCGTTTGTGGCTGGACACAGTCTGGGCGAGTATTCCGCGCTTTGTGCGGTGGGGGTTTTTTCGGTCGCCGATGCGGCGCGCCTGCTGCGCACGCGGGGACTAGCGATGCAATCAGCGGTGCCCGTGGGCGAGGGCGCGATGGCGGCGGTGCTGGGCCTGGACGCGGGCGCGGTCGAGGCGGTGGCGGCTGCGGCGGCCGAAGGCGACGTGTGCCAGCTCGCCAATGAGAATGACCCGTCGCAAAACGTGATTTCCGGCAGCAAGGCCGCCGTCGAGCGCGCCATCGTGCTGGCCAAGGAGGCGGGCGCCAAGCGGGCGTTGCCGCTGCCGGTCTCTGCACCGTTCCACTGCGCCCTGATGGGCCCGGCGGCGGAGGCGATGCAGGAAGCGCTGGCGCAGGTGAAGTTTACCGCGCCCTCCGTGCCTCTGGTCGCCAACGTGACCGCCGAGGCCGTGAGCGACCCCGAGCGGATCAAGGCGCTGCTGGTGGAGCAGGTGACGGGCCGGGTGCGCTGGCGCTCGTCGGTGGAGTGGATGGTCGGGCAGGGCGTGACCGAGTTCTGGGAGATCGGTGCCGGCAAGGCGCTGTCGGGCATGATCAAACGCATCCACCGTGA
Protein-coding regions in this window:
- the fabD gene encoding ACP S-malonyltransferase, producing the protein MSTAFVFPGQGAQTIGMGRDLADSYPAARAVFDEVDDALGEKLSTLIWDGDIETLTLTQNAQPALMATSMAAMRALEAEGLEAGRASFVAGHSLGEYSALCAVGVFSVADAARLLRTRGLAMQSAVPVGEGAMAAVLGLDAGAVEAVAAAAAEGDVCQLANENDPSQNVISGSKAAVERAIVLAKEAGAKRALPLPVSAPFHCALMGPAAEAMQEALAQVKFTAPSVPLVANVTAEAVSDPERIKALLVEQVTGRVRWRSSVEWMVGQGVTEFWEIGAGKALSGMIKRIHRDATLRNVGAAADVTAALGG